The sequence ATACACGACGCATTGAGATTCGTCAACTACTCAAAGAGGAAGGGAGTCACAATAATAGGTCCGAACTGCCCAGGGGTAGTAAGCCCACTAAAGTCCAAGGTAGGCATACTGCCAAACCACATATACACTAGGTCAGGACCGGTGGGCATAGTCTCGAGGAGCGGAACACTAACCTACGAAATATCCTACCACCTAACCCAGGCAGGCATTGGGCAATCAACGGTCGTTGGCATCGGTGGAGACCCAATAATCGGCACAGACACACTTGAGGTAGTAAAGATGTTCGAGGAGGACCCAGAGACCAAGTACATAGTGGTCATCGGTGAGATAGGCGGAACAATGGAGGAGAGATTGGCCAAGTACATAGGGTCTGGGAAGATTACGAAGCCCGTGGTAGCCTACATATCTGGAAGGACAGCGCCACCAGGCAAGAGAATGGGGCATGCGGGAGCCATAGTTAGCATGGGCATGGGATCCTACGAAAGCAAGGTTAAGGCATTCCAGGAGGTTAATGTACCCGTTGCCAGGACACCCACTGAAGTCGTTAAGCTAATCAAGCAATACATACGTTAAACACGGATCATTAATAACTATAAATTAAAAATTATTGGTAGATTTATATTGATCCACCATTATTAACATGAAGATCAATATAGTCATTAAGGAGTATCTTAACGAGACC is a genomic window of Vulcanisaeta souniana JCM 11219 containing:
- the sucD gene encoding succinate--CoA ligase subunit alpha yields the protein MAILVNENTKVLVQGITGNEGSRHAQYMLQYGTKVAAGVTPGKGGQTVQGVPVFDTVEDALRKIPDINTSIIFVPARFAADSVYEAIDAGIKLVIIITEHIPIHDALRFVNYSKRKGVTIIGPNCPGVVSPLKSKVGILPNHIYTRSGPVGIVSRSGTLTYEISYHLTQAGIGQSTVVGIGGDPIIGTDTLEVVKMFEEDPETKYIVVIGEIGGTMEERLAKYIGSGKITKPVVAYISGRTAPPGKRMGHAGAIVSMGMGSYESKVKAFQEVNVPVARTPTEVVKLIKQYIR